ccttcTGCAGAATTTTAGAAAGGACGCCTGTATCGGAGAAAAGAAGCGCCTTGTGAACAACGTAAATTACAACTTTCGAAAAATCTTGGCAGATAATTACGTGGATATGGACGAGGAGCTCAACTTCTTCATCGCGGGCTTAGATGTCATCTAcctaaaaggaaaaaagaacaatttcGAGTTAACCATCTTTGCAATTTTACTCAacaatattttattttgttacaAATTGAATTTCCAGTACTATTAATTTgtctacacatttttttttttttttttcttttttttttttgtacacaaCTTTGTCGGCAAATAATTTGGACATTCCTTGCGTGTCGCGTGTGACATGATTTATTTCGTTGTTGGTAGTTTCGggacagaattttttttttttttttttttttttttctagcaaAGTGAACAACCGCTTTGTCCAAATGTCAAGTTAACCTTAATGACAGTGTTAATGACAGTTTGatttcattattattattttttttcccgtctctcccccccttttaacaGGGCTTTAAAAGTCAAATGTTCGCATGATAGTGTGCATGCGAAGGGGGCCTTCCCTTTGCACTTAATGAGAAGGCACATAtgtattctcttttttttgttaaccgCTAAATCATGATTAAGCATGCTTTGTGTGGTGGCATGATTAGCTATTTTAACCAATAACTTTCCAAAAcagttattattttatttttcgatgAATGCTATCTACAGGGTGGAGGTTGTTTTGAAGTCCGTCCTTATCAGGagaggcatttttttctgctccaAATATATACTCCTGTAACTAActtaaaataaaggaaaatcgCTTGAGCATTTAAGGGGTGACCTGCCACACATACCCCGCTTCCAAGTTTTGCTTTGATGAGTggcatttccatttttgacAAACGCACCTATACCCGTACAGGCTACGGGCGGGGAAGAGTTAAATTTCTTCAAATgattgtaaaagaaaaagtgttcGTTGGTTTATTCtaaatttacattttcaaaaaCAGGAAAATTCCACCACATGCTGTATCGCGTTATTTAAACATGCAAGTGGATgccaaatgatgaaaatagaGAAGCGTGGAGGGGAAAtgcaaaattgaaagaatTGACATGGGAGGGgagggcgaaaaaaaaaaaaaaaaaaaaaaatgtaacataataaaataaagcaaagaaaaaacataGAAAAACAATGAAGCATGTGAGAAGTGGCTAAGTGTAAGGGACCCACGCTCGTAAAAACAAACTGTAGGGTATCCCTCTTATAAATGGTGACGCGGCAAAATgggtaaaacaaaaattatgctTTTTCACCATCTTCGGATAACTCGTTCTCCCTCGTAAGATTTATCACTTTCGAATcgtcctcccttttttccaaaattaaCAAACGCGGATCGTCGTGGTACTTTGTAATAATACGCgttattaacatttttttgttttttttttcagaatgTGCACCACGGATTGCATTATATATTGCGCACACCTACGTATACCTACATATAGTATGGTGTACAATACTACATGGGAGGGTTAACCAGAAGAACACACAAAATGTAAGCATCTTCTTTAAGTGATGATTTCTTTGTCACTTGGCATGTGTTTCAGCTTCGTTTTCATCATCATGAGGGGTGGGGTGGGGCGCCACTATTCCCATTTGACATAATAATCACCAAAGGAGataaacaaatatatataaatatgtgtaaatatataattttatgtATGTGTGAATCTATCGGTATAGACTCCCCGAACATAACTTATTTCCGTACTTGTCTAGGCGCTCCTTCAATTTCCCCTTGGATGCTAAAATAAAGGCCAGGAATAAGGGGTTCGCCTTAAACGGACGAGAAGTAAATTCGGGGTGGAATTGCACACCGACGTAAAagtttaatttcttcatttcacaGATCTCCATTCTGACACTGTCAATGTCTTTTGCCACAAAACTTAGACCAACAGATTCTAACAGTGGAACATATTTTGGATTTATTTCGAACCTATGTCTATGTCTTTCGAATATGTACATCGCTTCATCATACGCTTTGTACGTGAGGGAATCTTTATCAATCACTTTGGATTGTTTCACCCCTAAACGCATGGTACCTCCCTTATTGTCATCCCCTTTGAATTCGTTCATGGAGATGATAACATTGTTGTTATCTATCTCATCTATACTTTTGTAATAATCTTCTATGcccattaattttattttctccagtAATTCTGGGTCGGCCATCTTATTCGGAATATCTTCTATGTACTTTTGCGTAGCTAACAAGTCCGCAATGTCAGAGGGCCCTTCCCCTTGGTCACACGGCGAGGAAGAATGGCCATTCATCATATCAACGTGGGAATTGGCAGAATACTCTTTTTTCGCCTTACCCATTTTGCTATTTGGACCATCGATTCCACTATGATCATTTTCGCCCCCTTCGATGGCCTCCAATCCGATACTATtggaattttcttcattcgtgGAGCATGCCGATATTGCATGCTTCTTCTGCGAGTGAGTTTCACTATCGTTGTCTTCATTGTGGGGCAAATTGCTCTGCGGGATATTTTTAGTACCGTCCAGATTAGGGCGAACTTGTggattctcctttttcatttcgaaGCAGACATCATCCGTGTGGGATCTACCCTTGCGGGATTCCCTTGAACCACTGAAAATATCTTTTTCGGCCACCTTCGTAAACTCGTTCTCGCCCCCAGAGTTGTCCGTTGCGCATTTGTTAAACTCCCGTTTCTTCTTGTTAATCATTTTATCATCCGAATTGTTGTGAACGTCAACTAGATCTTCGAATTCTTCTGAACTTGCGTATTTATTTAGATACTGCCTAGCAACATCGATAACTGCTGTCTGCATGCCAAGGCAAATTCCCAAGTAAGGTACATTATGCATTCTGCAATACTTGGATGAGagatattttccttcaataCCTCTGGTTCCAAAGCCTCCGGGGACTAGTATACCATCCACGGATCGGAGAATATCCCATGCACGCtcgtatttcatttttctcttcttatcGTAATCTTCATCGGAAGTTGTATCATCAACGAAGAGATGTTTCTGTGTGGTATTATTTTCCGAACAAGTGTCGTATGCATATTTTCTGGCTTTTCTTTTCAGatcgatatttttttttttgcttttttttttcaaagacAAATGGCTACTGTTGATATATTTGATAATTAACTTGAATCCACATTCTATGCACGCATGCACGAGAGAAGAAATGATGGATAAATAGGTGTCATTCGAAGCTGTGTATTTTCCTACAATACCGATAACGACAGATTCGTTTGAAGATTCGTATCTATCTGACAAATGTTTCCAGGTACTGAAGGAGTACGGGCTTATTtgcaatttgtttttcaagACAGTATTTTGAAGGttaagtttttttaaaacattggCAGAGAAATTCTGTTGCTCAAGTATTAGAGGAACTTTATACAGATTCGACGTGTCATGTAAAGATATgacatgttcatttttcacttgcgaaaaaagagaaattttcTGGATGGCTTCCTCCGTTAGGGGTTCTTCACATCTACAAAATATGAAATCTGGTTTCAGTCCAGCTTCCCTCAATATTTTAACActatgttgtgttggtttGGTTTTCTGTTCTCTCAAAGTACCCATAATTGGTACGTAGGATAAATGACATAGACATACATCATCtgaatttaaattatttattaacTGTTGAAGTGCCTCCAAGTAGACAGCCGACTCAATATCTCCAACTGTTCCACCTACTTCTATCATACAAATGCATGGCACAGTATTCGGTGTTGATGAAGCTGTAATGttgtattcttttttcattctttttatattgtCATCTATAACTCCTTTGATCCAATTTTGAATAGCATCTGTTACATGGGGTACAACCTGAACAGTCTTCCCCAAatattctcctttcctttctttttttataacttctTCGTACACCTTTCCCGAggttatattatttttatacgaCAATTTTATGTTTAGAAAACGCTCGTAGTTTCCTAAATCTAAGTCAACTTCTCCGCCATCTTCCAGTACGTATACTTCTCCATGTTCATATGGAGACATGGTTCCGGCGTCTATATTTAAGTAAGGATCTATTTTTATCGTCGTCAGTAGAATATTTTTCGTTAACAATAGAACGCCCATGCTGCTCATGGCTGTTCCTTTTCCCAGCCCGCTCATATTTCCCCCAGTCACAATAATATACTTTGTGATAGTATTTACATCTTCTGTTGAATCCATTTTAAATGCTTtcaagaaaggggaaaaaaaaaaaatatagaagcGACTTTTGGGGATGTGGGTCCTGGGTACTGGATTCCTTTAGGTACGTTCAAATGAACCTATCTATTCGTGCTCCTATTGGTTGTTGTGAATATGtaaacccacttttacacGTTTTTATATGTGGAGTTAAACCACGTGCTTTGCAAATTTACACGTAGACGTCAGAAGGGTTTATTCTTCCTACTTGTCCAATACATTCAGTTGTTCGTATGTATACTTTCTATTTCAATCTTTACCACACAATGGGAGAAGTAGCGCTTAGGCTTGTGGAAAAGTGGCCAATACGGCTATGCACAGGTAcatacattcatatatatatatatgtactgtACATACGAGGGTGGCATATGCATGTTAATGATATATGTGCCCCAGTGGAAGAGTcatgcattttttaaaatccgCGGTTAATACACCATGAATATGAAATACAGCGAGCCACGTTAGCAAATACCTCGGCgggaaaagataaaagtaGAGCATCACATTGCAATGCTGAATGTTGTCCGCAATCTAAATGTGCACTATAGGCAAGCAGGTAGGAGACTGTATCACTATACAGAAATCTGCCTCAATTGGAGGAGGTGACTTTTCGCAGGAATCGACAAACAACTTGGCCCAAAGGGGAACCCCCTATAAGGTTCTCGTCCAATAGGTTTGAAGATGCCTGTTCTCTCGCACGGCGAAAACGCAAGGGTAAATGCAAAAcgtataaattaaaaattgataattgaaaaatgtaaattcgGTCGGGAACATTAAAAATTGGAATTAATGAGTGAAGGTTAAAAAAGAgagttttaaaaattaaggtGAATTACTCCAAACAAGTTTATTCTTATGGAGAAAAACGTCAGTTCATAACACATACGCGGCATACATTTGTAcagaatacatatatacgtatgtaatAGGAAGGGCGTCCCTTTCTATGCTTctgaaaaaagagaaaacaatGACTTGGGTTCAAAAATTGTAACATATGacatgaacatatttttacgtAAACATTTTTCGCCCACAAAGTACGCATCAGCCGCGGAGTtcgaatattttattttattttattttattttattttttttttttattttttttttttgctttatttaAAACTTCGAATGGGTAAACATTCACGCATTTAATGACGTCATTTTTTAACAGCAGTTTTTATGCGTATGATGCAAGTCGCCGTCCACGGTATTCCAAAtcatggtgaaaaaaaaaaaaaaaatttaagcagATGTTAGTAGGGTAAAAATTGGCGTGAAGCGCGAAGGAATGGTAGGCGTTAAAGCCAAGGGAAATTTTATAATAATGATGATAGAATGACagaatgatgaaattttttagcatataAATGGAAAGTCCCATGGCatagtgtatatatatatatataggtgcatttataaattatttttgggTATATATTTTGGCAGGGCGCTAGAAAAGATGCGCAACATCCGCACTATGTGATGTTAAGGGGAACGacttagagggggaaggcAATACCCGTTGTGAATGTTACGTTACGTTGCCATGTAATTGTAGCAGTATTTAAGTACTGTACAGTATACACATAGGTACGTTGCTGCAAAAACACTTTCATTTATTTCCACTAGGCGCTAAAATTCGTAGAGGAAGTTGCCTCTACTTTAGGTTGATGGATGGGTGTTTCTTTAAGTATGTAAAATTATGCCAAACAAATAAGCATTATCTtcccatatttttattttaattaattggCATATGCATCATATCGCTGCACTGTGCTGTCAACTTGGATGCATTACagctttaaaattattttttaaaacagtAAGGCTTACGTCCTGTGTAACATTTTGATGCTAAAAAGGGATGGTAAACTCgtatttatcattttttaaaaattttgtaaaaagtaCCAAAGGAAAGACTTATATCATTTGGTAAAATTgttcttcattcctttctctttttttttttttttttttttttttctttttaatctTAACTATTCCGCAAGACGCAGGAAAATATGGGATTTTCTCTTTAAGTATGAAGTTTAAATCCTTATTTATGTTCATCCCCTatggggaataaaaaaggacgGCAAatataacgaaaaaaaaaaaaaaaaaaaaaaaagaatagaatgtaatttttaaaaataatttaaggGAGGAATGGCCTTACGAtatgggaaaagaaaaaggggaaaaaacaaaatgctCATATTCTTCGTTCTCCTCCGTACACTTTTCACATTTTATATGCGAATGGCAGGTGCACAATATTACGCCTGGACAGTAGGCATTTTTGCAGTTAACCATAGATGAGGAGGGAAGTACAAATAGAAAGTGCTGAAATGGGTACTCCGATGGGGTTATTCCTTGGATTGGCGCTACAAAATTGGTACCCACAAATGGGCAGGACACCCTACATGACAATGCTAAAATGGATCATCGTTCTAATCTGATGGGGAGCCACGAAGCGTCTTTTGCTCCATTTAACTTTTTGGAAACGCCTCTGTTGGGTTGtcgcatttaaaaaaaaaaaaaaaaaaaaggaacgaacaAGATACGTCGAATGGCTCGGAGCATTGATACCCACCACAAGTAAAAAAGGCGTCCATGCTTTATTTTAGCCGAGCtccaaaaatgaagagaagcaTCAGGGGTACGAAACAGAGTAGGTGCTTCTTCTGTTGTCTCGATTTGCTACTATGTTTTGTTTGGACTTGTCTATTACACCACAAATTCGCGTTAAACGGCACAAATGTATACTAGTCGTGCATATAGCATATACCTATAATGCGTATAATTCGCTCGTACAGTTCACTGCAAAAAGTAGAGCAGGTGCTGAACCAACTCACTGTACTTCTCATGTATAACGAGGTGACAGCATTCTGGTAAAATAATCATTTTTACATTCTgcacatatttcttttttttttccaaaaattttaCAGTATAAGAATAGGGAGTCAGTTTATCTTCCTTTCTGTAaatgggggggagggaaagaaaaggggtatacatgagaaaggaaagagagtTTTTTTGctatgaatatttttattatttctatGGAAGGTACCAAATTGACATATGAAAGGCGCAATTTTGCTAACAATGACGGGCGAAAGGGTGCacacattttcttcttttctcatttgagAAGGAAATTGATTCTTACACAGCATAGATATCGATGTAGGCGCATGTAACTCCGCATAGGGGGTATATAAGGTCGTGTAGGAGTTCACACGAATACCTACCCGTAGATGAAAAGGATGTCCACGTTCGTTTTTAACAAAGCAGCGTATTGCTTCTTCGAATTTTGGATTTTTATTCCGGTTAAGACCTTTAGAAATGTCTCAATGAACTTTTCATGCTACAGTTATGTGGAAAATGcggataaggaaaaaaaaaaaaaaaaaaaaaaaaaaaaaaagaaatgattcACATAGAATTGTTCCTTGTCAAGTAGGAATGACATACGTGTTCCAATTTTTAGGTACATGGTTTGACCGCCCCCTTAAGACTACTTATAAATACGCAACGGCCAACTACCAAAACGTGCTGTGTGAATTTATTCATAAGTAAGAATTTGCACGTTTGTAAAAAGGGACAATTTCTCTACCCCACtatcgttcttttttttttttttttttgctacttaCATTTTCCCGGAGTATTGCGTACCGTTTCATCGCATCTTCTACGTTATTCTCGAAGTTGTAATATTCgttctgattttttttaaacaagaATTATGCACATTTAATTAAGGAGGGATATGCGAATGGAAGGGGGTCTTTGTAGGCGCGCGCAGGAAGCGCTTTAAGTCTTTTGTAACCTTTACCGTGTCCTCGGAGATCATCAAATGGCTGTATTTCTTGGCAAGTCTCAGGCAAATACGTATGTTGTACTTTAGTAGGAAGCTGTAAAGGggagaggagaaggaagacaaGCGGGGCGTACATAAATGGATCCCATGAAAACTCATGGGGGTCATTCCTGCGTGTTAGCCTTTGCATTGGCCGCCTCTCCGACATGCATACACATAAAGGAAGATGACCCTACATTAAGAATCGATGCCTCGGTTTGGCTAGCCCAGCTGCACTGATTAagcagaatttttttatgtgtattttATTCTCTGCAGATAGGTGTGCTACGTGTTACgggtggtgatggtggtaAAGAGTGAGAGTGTTTAAATAAGGTCGTATCTGCATGTAGACAAATTCTCGTTCGTTGCATAACACTGAAGTAACCTCTTGGAAGAACTcaagaagttaaaaaaaaaaaaaaaaaaaaaaaaaaaaaaaaaaaattactagcTATGATACACCCCATGGAAAAGGCGACAATAATGAAGGTTGAAtctaaaatatttttgttcctt
This DNA window, taken from Plasmodium knowlesi strain H genome assembly, chromosome: 13, encodes the following:
- a CDS encoding CTP synthase, putative, with amino-acid sequence MDSTEDVNTITKYIIVTGGNMSGLGKGTAMSSMGVLLLTKNILLTTIKIDPYLNIDAGTMSPYEHGEVYVLEDGGEVDLDLGNYERFLNIKLSYKNNITSGKVYEEVIKKERKGEYLGKTVQVVPHVTDAIQNWIKGVIDDNIKRMKKEYNITASSTPNTVPCICMIEVGGTVGDIESAVYLEALQQLINNLNSDDVCLCHLSYVPIMGTLREQKTKPTQHSVKILREAGLKPDFIFCRCEEPLTEEAIQKISLFSQVKNEHVISLHDTSNLYKVPLILEQQNFSANVLKKLNLQNTVLKNKLQISPYSFSTWKHLSDRYESSNESVVIGIVGKYTASNDTYLSIISSLVHACIECGFKLIIKYINSSHLSLKKKSKKKNIDLKRKARKYAYDTCSENNTTQKHLFVDDTTSDEDYDKKRKMKYERAWDILRSVDGILVPGGFGTRGIEGKYLSSKYCRMHNVPYLGICLGMQTAVIDVARQYLNKYASSEEFEDLVDVHNNSDDKMINKKKREFNKCATDNSGGENEFTKVAEKDIFSGSRESRKGRSHTDDVCFEMKKENPQVRPNLDGTKNIPQSNLPHNEDNDSETHSQKKHAISACSTNEENSNSIGLEAIEGGENDHSGIDGPNSKMGKAKKEYSANSHVDMMNGHSSSPCDQGEGPSDIADLLATQKYIEDIPNKMADPELLEKIKLMGIEDYYKSIDEIDNNNVIISMNEFKGDDNKGGTMRLGVKQSKVIDKDSLTYKAYDEAMYIFERHRHRFEINPKYVPLLESVGLSFVAKDIDSVRMEICEMKKLNFYVGVQFHPEFTSRPFKANPLFLAFILASKGKLKERLDKYGNKLCSGSLYR
- a CDS encoding alpha/beta hydrolase, putative, whose protein sequence is MISSSKIAYEYVSCTKGRTFIVYSKNLPSSENTISNRSTSSLDRDTNSDSNNEKPIVLLLHGLNGGTHQYEKLMNSLVHLNHAFISLDFYGHGNSVLSKNLNKFTERLYTEQIYDVLRNKNILDSTFIIVAFSMGCIIATHLSAENKIHIKKFCLISAAGLAKPRHRFLIFLLKYNIRICLRLAKKYSHLMISEDTVKNEYYNFENNVEDAMKRYAILRENHEKFIETFLKVLTGIKIQNSKKQYAALLKTNVDILFIYGKEDKLTPYSYTVKFLEKKKKYVQNVKMIILPECCHLVIHEKYSELVQHLLYFLQ